In Hyalangium minutum, the genomic stretch TGTCACAGCCGAGGTGGACGCCGAGCACAGCTTCTGGCCCCAGGACCCCGGGCTCCGGCGCGCGGCTGCGGGCGGCATCACCTCTATGCTGGTGCTGCCGGGCAGCGCGAACCTCATTGGCGGGCGCGGCTTCCCCGTGAAGCTGCACTTCGGCCGCACGGCGTCGGAGATGCGGTTCCCGGGCGCCAAGGACGTGCTGAAGATGGCCTGTGGCGAGAACCCGCGCCGCGTCTACGGCCAGGATCGCAAGGCGACGCCCTCCACGCGCATGGGGAACGTGGCTGGCTATCGCCAAGCCTTCGCCCAGGCGCGCGACTACCTGAACAAGATCGATGATTGGGAGAAGAAGCGGGAGAAGAAGCCGGACGAGGCCGGCCCGCCGCCCATGCGTGACCTGAAGCTGGAGACACTGGCGGAGGTGCTGCGCGGCAACATCCTGGTGCAGAACCACTGCTACCGTGCGGACGAGATGGCGGTGATGCTCCAGGTGGCCGAGGAGAACGGCTTCACCGTTCGCGCCTTCCACCACGCGCTGGAGGCCTACAAGCTGCGCGACATGCTGGCCGAGAAGCACGTAGCGGTGGCCACCTGGGCGGACTGGTGGGGCTTCAAGCTGGAGGCGTGGGATGGCATCCCGGAGAACGCGGGGCTCGTGTCGCAGGCGGGTGGGCGGGCGGTCATCCACTCGGACTCGGCGTACGGCATTCAGCGGCTGAACCAGGAGGCGGGCAAGGCGATGTGGCGCGCCCGCGAGTCCGGCATCCCCATCCCCGAGGAGGAGGCCCTCCGCTGGGTGACGCTGAACGCGGCGTGGGTGATGGGGGAGGATGACAAGACGGGCACGCTGGAGCCGGGGAAGATGGCGGACGTGGTCCTGTGGAGGGGGCACCCGCTGAGCGTGTACGCGCGGGCGCAGCGCGTCTGGGCCGACGGTGTAAGCACCTTTGACGCGGCCCAGGGTGCCGTGGACACGAGCGACTTCGAGGTCGGCGAGCGCGCGGGCACGGCGGCGAAGCTGGTCGCGCAGCCAGCGGCAGTGCCTGCGCTGCAGGACCTGGGACTGACGGTCCGCTGCGACGCGCTGAAGGACTCGGCCTGTGCCGAGCGGCTCCCGGTGAGCGCCGAGGCGTGCACGGCCTTCCAGGGCATCACGGTCTTTACCGGCACCGGGTGGCTCAAGGACGCCTCGGTCGTGGTGGAGGGAGGGAAGGTGACGCGCGTGCAGGCTGGAGCGCTGGGCACGCTGCCCGCGGGCTGCCGAAGCGTGGAAGGGAAGGGGCGCTTGTTGACGCCGGGCTTCATGGAGTCCTTCTCAGGGCTGGGGCTGACGGAGGTGCTGCAGGAGGAGTCCACGTTCGACTACGGGCCACGCGGTGATGTGGCGGCGAAGGAGCCCATCCGTGCGGCGCAGCGGGCGGCGGACGCCATCAATCCGGCCTCTGCGCTCTTCCCGGTGGCGCGGCTGGGCGGAGTGACGGCGGCGGCGGCGGTGCCTGGGGGAGGGTTGGTTCCGGGGCAGAGCGCGTGGGTGGCCACGGACGGCAGCATCCGGCGCTCACCGCTGGCGCTCCACATCAACCTGGGCGGCGCGGGCCGGGACGCACTGTCCAGTTCGCGCTCCGCGGTGATCGAGCGCCTGCGCGAGCTGCTCTTCGACGCCCGCGAGTACGGCAAGCGCAAGGCGGACTTCGAGCAGAACCGAATGCGTCACGTGGCGGCGAGCCGGCTGGATCTGGAGGCACTGCAGGAGGTGCTGTCCGAGAAGCTGCCGGTGGTGGTGTACGCGGATCGGGTGTCGGATCTGCTCGCGGCGCTGGAGCTGGCACGAGAGTACGGGCTCAAGCTGATCCTCGCGGGCGGGGACGAGGCGTGGCTGGTGGCGAAGGAGCTCGCGGCGGCGAAGGTGCCCGTCATCCTCCTGCCGACCCAGAACCTGCCGAAGGACTTCGACGCACTGAGCAGCCGGTTGGACGCGGCGGCGCTGCTCCGGGCGGCGGGGGTGAAGGTGCTCTTCTCCACCCTGGGCGAGCCGCACCAGGTCCGCACGCTGGCGCAGGAGGCGGGTAACGCGGTGGCGTGGGGCCTGCCGCACACGGAGGCGTTGCGCGCCATCACCTCGAACGTGGCGGAGGCCTTCGGGGTGGACGGCGGGCGTGTCGCTCCGGGAGCGGTGGCGGATCTGGTGCTGTGGAACGGAGATCCACTGGAATCCTCGAGCCGTCCGCTGGGCATGTGGCTCGCGGGTAAGCAGGTGCCGTTGAACAGCCGGCAGCAGGCGCTCTTCGAGAAGCACCGCACCCTGCCGAAGTGAGGCGGGGGCGGTACTGCTCCGGTGGTACAGACCGGCCGGGTTCAGCGGAGCACAGTGCCTCGGGCGACGACGCCTGTGTTTCCCAAGGAGAGCCCGGCAATGATCTTCATTTCCAAGCAAGAGGTGGTTCGCACCATTCGCGAGATGGCCAGGACGCGGAAGGTGTACTTCGACAACAGCGGTGCGTTCCTGTTCAACCAGGCTCCGCATCTCAACACGCAGCACGTGATCGACATCCTCTCCACGGCCACGGAAGGGGTCGTCACGGTGCACGAGGACCGTGCGGACCTGAATAAGTACTCGGTGGTCTCGCCCGTCCAGGACGTGGAGATCTACCTGGACGCGGATCTTCGCAAGGAGTTGACGGTCCGGGCCATCATGCCGATCGACCACCGCAACTGAGGCCAGAAAGGCCGCGGCCGCCCTCACGAAGAGAGCGGCCGCGGTTGCACGCCAGGCCGTGGGGACCCTGGCGCGTCAATCTCCCACGTAGACGCCGATGGAGCCCGTCACCCAGCGCTTGTCGCTGCGCTCGTAACCCATGAAGCCCACGAGGACGCGGCGCTTGCTGCCCGACATATCGATCTGGATGTCGGAGATGCGCGAGTTGGCCAACTCCACTCCGAACACCGGCACCCCGTAGTGCGCCACGGTGTTGTCCTTCACCCGGCTGACACCGCCGCCCCAGCTCGCACCCGCCCAGATGCTGCCATTGATCGGGTCTGCGGCCACCGAGGACACCAGGCCTCGGCGATCCGCCAGCTCTGTGCTCAGCCGGCGCACCACCTGTCCCTCGGGCGTCAGCTGCGCCAGCCCGCGAGAGAAGGAGCCCACCCACACGCTGCCGTCCTTCGTCACCGCGATGCCGGAGACATGGTCCGAGGTGCGCTCCTCGGGCCGGGGCATGTTCGGCTCGCCGACGGCATCCGGCCAGATGTCCAAGCGGTTCCAGGCGTAGGGCGTGTCCTCCGTCATCACCTGGGCCTGGAAGTAGTCCGGGTTCTCCATGCTGCCGGTGCTGGTGACGTAGCGGAACCGGGTGGTGCGATCCGAGCCGCCGAACCACACGTCGCCACTCGGATCCACCCCGACGCCGTAGTACGCGTCCGTGAGCAGCGCGTTGTGCACGCGCCACTGCGACGGATCATTCGGGTAGCGCTCCCGGTCTTCTCGCTCGTTCGAGTAGACCCACGCATTGAGCGCGGGGTGGACGTGCTCGAAGACGCCGCAGTTGAGCTGTCCGTTGCACGCGGGACGCGGATCGATGTTCGCGTCGCCCCAGGCGAAGCCGTGGTTGCCTCCGAACCACACGCTGTGCGTCCGCGCGTCATAGGCAATGCGCAGAATGCTGCAGAGCTTCTCGCGGCCGCGCGGCTCGTCCCGGACGATCTCGGGTCCGGAGAAGATGTCGTAGTGCACCGTATCGATGGTGCCATCCGGCATCAGCATCACCTTGTCCGCATCACCGCTCTTGTAGCGGGCGGGATCCGGGTGGGATCCATCCCAGTTGGCCTCGCAGTGGTCGTCGCCGTCGCCGGGCATGCCCTCGTAGCCGACGAAGACGGTGTTGGCCGGCCCACCCGCCACGGAGATGACCTTGAGGTACTTGGGGCCC encodes the following:
- a CDS encoding amidohydrolase family protein; this encodes MRYLALLPLLFSCATPTPPPSLSATPIIPPTPTEATRTWRQPQAVVIRHATVMPASGPAIEDGAVSFADGKLLAVGKNAEVATPPGAEEIDGTGLYVTPGIIDAHSHLGVYASPSSFSNDDGNEATAPVTAEVDAEHSFWPQDPGLRRAAAGGITSMLVLPGSANLIGGRGFPVKLHFGRTASEMRFPGAKDVLKMACGENPRRVYGQDRKATPSTRMGNVAGYRQAFAQARDYLNKIDDWEKKREKKPDEAGPPPMRDLKLETLAEVLRGNILVQNHCYRADEMAVMLQVAEENGFTVRAFHHALEAYKLRDMLAEKHVAVATWADWWGFKLEAWDGIPENAGLVSQAGGRAVIHSDSAYGIQRLNQEAGKAMWRARESGIPIPEEEALRWVTLNAAWVMGEDDKTGTLEPGKMADVVLWRGHPLSVYARAQRVWADGVSTFDAAQGAVDTSDFEVGERAGTAAKLVAQPAAVPALQDLGLTVRCDALKDSACAERLPVSAEACTAFQGITVFTGTGWLKDASVVVEGGKVTRVQAGALGTLPAGCRSVEGKGRLLTPGFMESFSGLGLTEVLQEESTFDYGPRGDVAAKEPIRAAQRAADAINPASALFPVARLGGVTAAAAVPGGGLVPGQSAWVATDGSIRRSPLALHINLGGAGRDALSSSRSAVIERLRELLFDAREYGKRKADFEQNRMRHVAASRLDLEALQEVLSEKLPVVVYADRVSDLLAALELAREYGLKLILAGGDEAWLVAKELAAAKVPVILLPTQNLPKDFDALSSRLDAAALLRAAGVKVLFSTLGEPHQVRTLAQEAGNAVAWGLPHTEALRAITSNVAEAFGVDGGRVAPGAVADLVLWNGDPLESSSRPLGMWLAGKQVPLNSRQQALFEKHRTLPK